The following proteins are encoded in a genomic region of Hoeflea phototrophica DFL-43:
- a CDS encoding IclR family transcriptional regulator: MSEMHDSRDRRFASTLARGLSVLRAFRASDDGLGNAEISERTGIPKSTVSRLTFTLQSLGYLSHARRHDRYRPGPALLALGNVAQASISFVDLSGPIMQRLADETGTLSLLLVRDDTRLLIVKTWRPRDVPSLWLEAGHRLPLNGTSSGHTLLAAMPKDLFETTVANAAGDRGLTEERATQARSDAYSQLITRGFSITPPEQYFSGNIHAVSKPFQSRDLAEPVVFTCGAMPQDLTVERMENEVGPKLNDAVKELERIMGQPPSMSVRE, translated from the coding sequence ATGAGCGAAATGCATGACAGCCGCGACCGACGCTTTGCCAGCACACTAGCCAGGGGCCTGTCGGTGCTCAGGGCGTTTCGCGCCTCAGATGACGGGCTCGGCAATGCCGAGATATCCGAACGCACGGGCATCCCGAAAAGCACCGTGTCGCGGCTGACCTTCACGTTGCAAAGCCTGGGTTACCTCAGCCACGCGCGGCGGCACGATCGCTACCGCCCAGGTCCGGCGCTGCTAGCGCTTGGCAATGTAGCGCAGGCCTCGATTTCCTTTGTGGATCTATCCGGCCCGATCATGCAGCGGCTGGCCGATGAAACTGGCACTCTGTCGCTGCTTCTGGTGCGTGACGACACGCGCCTGCTCATCGTCAAAACCTGGCGCCCGCGCGATGTGCCCTCGCTCTGGCTGGAGGCAGGGCACCGGCTGCCGCTCAACGGAACCTCCTCCGGCCACACCCTCCTGGCCGCAATGCCAAAGGACCTGTTCGAAACCACCGTTGCCAACGCGGCAGGCGATCGCGGCTTGACGGAAGAGCGGGCAACGCAGGCCCGCAGCGACGCTTATTCACAGCTGATCACCCGTGGTTTCAGCATCACCCCGCCAGAGCAGTATTTTTCCGGCAACATCCATGCCGTATCCAAACCGTTCCAGTCACGCGATCTGGCCGAGCCGGTGGTTTTCACTTGCGGAGCAATGCCTCAGGACCTCACTGTCGAACGCATGGAAAACGAGGTCGGGCCAAAGCTCAATGATGCGGTCAAGGAGCTTGAGCGGATCATGGGGCAACCGCCCTCGATGAGCGTTCGGGAATGA
- a CDS encoding 3-hydroxyacyl-CoA dehydrogenase NAD-binding domain-containing protein: MTEAVRYEREGSVAVITVANPPVNALGLAVRQGLWQAIDRFAEDDAEIALIVGEGRLFIGGADISEFGKPPVEPYLPDVCTHIERSTKPVVAAVHGPALGGGCEVALGAHYRLAIKGAQFGFPEVKLGLIPGAGGSQRMPRLTGVGPALEMMPAGGSVTADEALEIGLVDRVAEGDAREAGLAYARELLESGAPVRAVGTLPRPADDAAAFDAARALWQKKSRGEVAPLRAIDAIEAATKMDLDEGVREERRIFLELMETPQRAGLIHAFFNDRKVAKLPEIEGIAPRNMAHVGVIGGGTMGAGIATACLLSGLSVTLIERDAAAADKARGTITANLDAAVKRGKLPADRRDATLSQLSTVTDYAELSDCDLAIEAVFEDMAVKHEVFARLDAVMKPGAILATNTSYLDVNEIAAATRRPSDVIGLHFFSPAHVMKLLEVVVADATAADVTATAFALAKRLGKIAVRAGVCDGFIGNRMLATYRGAADRMILDGASPWEIDAAIKAFGLPMGPFEMSDLAGLDIGFMTRKRKAATRDPRDVVPTWADAMYHEGWLGQKTGQGYYVHEGRKATPNEAVKPLIEAARGDRPQRTFTPEEIQRVYMAAMVNEAAKVLGEEIARRPLDVDVTLLYGYGFPRWRGGPMQWADTVGLPALLTDINEWSKADPYFWQPAPLLEQLVTEGRCFADLNKEAAQ; this comes from the coding sequence ATGACAGAGGCAGTTCGGTACGAACGCGAAGGTTCTGTGGCAGTGATTACGGTGGCAAATCCGCCGGTCAACGCACTGGGACTGGCCGTGCGGCAGGGCTTGTGGCAGGCCATCGACCGCTTTGCAGAGGATGACGCAGAGATCGCCCTGATTGTCGGCGAAGGCCGCCTCTTCATCGGCGGCGCCGATATCTCGGAATTCGGCAAGCCGCCGGTTGAACCCTATCTGCCCGACGTCTGCACCCATATCGAACGGAGCACCAAACCGGTGGTCGCCGCGGTGCATGGCCCGGCACTGGGCGGCGGCTGCGAAGTTGCATTGGGCGCCCACTATCGTCTGGCCATCAAGGGCGCGCAGTTCGGCTTTCCCGAGGTCAAGCTCGGCCTCATCCCGGGCGCTGGCGGCAGCCAGCGGATGCCGCGCCTGACAGGCGTAGGCCCGGCTCTCGAAATGATGCCAGCCGGCGGATCGGTGACGGCCGATGAGGCACTTGAGATCGGTCTGGTTGATCGCGTAGCTGAAGGTGATGCGCGCGAGGCGGGCCTCGCCTATGCCCGCGAGCTTCTGGAGAGCGGAGCGCCGGTGCGCGCGGTGGGCACCCTGCCCCGCCCTGCCGATGATGCCGCTGCCTTCGACGCCGCGCGCGCGCTCTGGCAGAAAAAATCCCGCGGCGAGGTTGCCCCCTTGCGCGCCATTGACGCCATCGAGGCAGCCACCAAAATGGATCTCGATGAAGGTGTGCGTGAAGAACGCCGGATCTTCCTGGAACTGATGGAGACGCCGCAGCGCGCCGGTCTGATCCATGCGTTCTTCAATGACCGCAAGGTCGCAAAACTGCCGGAGATCGAAGGCATCGCACCGCGCAACATGGCACATGTCGGCGTCATCGGCGGCGGAACCATGGGCGCGGGCATCGCCACCGCCTGTCTACTGTCCGGACTGTCCGTAACCCTGATCGAACGCGATGCGGCGGCCGCAGACAAGGCGCGCGGCACAATTACTGCAAACCTCGATGCGGCGGTCAAGCGCGGCAAGCTGCCCGCTGATCGCCGCGACGCCACCCTGTCGCAGCTAAGCACTGTCACCGATTATGCCGAGCTGTCGGACTGTGATCTGGCCATCGAGGCCGTGTTCGAAGACATGGCGGTCAAGCACGAGGTCTTCGCCCGCCTGGACGCCGTTATGAAACCGGGTGCGATCCTGGCGACCAACACCTCCTATCTCGATGTCAACGAAATCGCCGCAGCAACGAGGCGGCCTAGTGACGTGATCGGCCTGCACTTCTTCTCGCCCGCCCATGTGATGAAGCTGCTTGAGGTCGTCGTCGCCGACGCCACCGCAGCGGATGTAACCGCGACCGCCTTTGCGCTGGCGAAGCGGCTTGGCAAGATCGCCGTTCGCGCAGGCGTCTGCGACGGCTTTATCGGCAACCGCATGCTCGCCACCTATCGGGGCGCGGCCGACCGGATGATCCTCGATGGCGCATCGCCCTGGGAGATCGACGCTGCGATCAAGGCGTTTGGCCTGCCGATGGGACCGTTCGAAATGAGCGATCTGGCTGGCCTCGACATCGGCTTCATGACCCGCAAGCGCAAGGCTGCGACACGAGACCCGCGCGACGTCGTGCCGACATGGGCGGATGCGATGTATCATGAAGGCTGGCTGGGACAGAAGACCGGGCAAGGCTACTACGTCCATGAAGGCCGCAAGGCCACGCCGAACGAGGCGGTCAAGCCGCTGATCGAGGCCGCCCGCGGCGACCGACCGCAACGAACCTTCACACCCGAAGAGATCCAGCGCGTCTATATGGCGGCTATGGTCAATGAGGCGGCGAAGGTCCTTGGCGAGGAAATCGCCCGACGTCCACTCGATGTGGATGTGACGCTTCTCTATGGCTACGGCTTCCCGCGCTGGCGCGGTGGTCCGATGCAATGGGCCGACACAGTTGGCCTGCCCGCCCTGCTGACAGACATCAATGAATGGTCGAAAGCAGACCCCTATTTCTGGCA